TGAAAGCTGGGCATTTCAATGATTTTTTAGTTCTATAAGGTCAATAAAAAACAAAAAGAAAGCTTGTAAAAATTTTACAGCCAGATTCTGTAATTTAACGGCTGAAATTTATTGGCTTTGCGCATAAAAAAACCCGCTAGCCATTAAGCTAACGGGATTTTTATATGCGCAAAGCAAGGCGTACTAAGGCTTTAAATCATGGCAGATCGGTAAATACTCAGCAAATCCAACACATTCAAAGAGGCACCGCCGATTAGGCCACCGTCAATATCTGGCATAGCAAAAAGCGATGCAGCATTGTCTGCTTTTACGCTGCCACCGTATAAAATGGTGACCGAGTCACCCCATGCCGGTACAAACAATGCCAGTTGGTGGCGTAAAAAAGCATGTACGTCCTGTGCCATTTCAGGCGTTGCCGCAAGGCCGGTACCAATCGCCCAAACCGGCTCGTAAGCCAGCACAAACACCGCCTTTTTTTGCATGCGTTGCAAAATGGCTTTGAGCTGTTCAGCCAATACGACTTCGGTTTTGCCGGATTCTCGATCCTCCATCGTTTCACCCACGCAAACAATCGGAATAACACCGGCGGCAATGCACATGGCGGCTTTTACGGCCACAGTCTGATTGCATTCGCGATGGCGATCGCGGCGCTCTGAATGCCCTACAATGGCGTAGCGGCAGCCTAGCTCAGCCAGCATATCGGCAGACCATTCGCCGGTGCGTGCCCCGTGCGTCACTTCAGCCACATCCTGCGCGCCGTAATGCACACCAGAGCGATTGGCTAAGCGCCCCACCTCGCCCAAATAAGGCGCAGGTGGGCATACCACAAGCTCAACGCTGACATCAGCCGCTTTTGCAAGGAGCGGCAAGCTTTCTCGGCACAGCGCAAGATTGCCAAACATCTTCCAATTAGCCACAACCATTCTGGCGCGCTTTGCTGCCATATTTACAGGGCAGCTTATTGTTGCATCTAGCGTATCCATCACTTGCATTATGTTTCCTTGATTAAACTAGCGCTGCCGTGCGGCTGGTTTGACGGCTCAACCATTGCTTAAGTGTTTCCTCTGCACCCAGCGGCAGATGAAGTTTCAATTTGGTTCGACGCCATAGAATATCTTCAGCGCTTTTTGCCCACTCAAATTGCATTAAATAGCGTACTTCCACCTCATAGAGTTGCGGCAATATCGCTTCACCTAAATCGGCCACACAGCTTTTACCCTTAAGCAATACTGCCGTGCGCGATCCATAAGTGCGGGCATAGCGTTGCAATAAATCACGAGGGAGCCATGCGTATTCCTGCGCTAGCTTTTGCATAAAGGCCTCGATAGGCCCATTTAGATCGCCACCTGGCAAGGGTTTGCTGGCGCTCCATGACGGATGCTGATTGCCCAAATGAGGTGCAAGCAAATCAACTGCTTGCTCTGCCAGCTTACGATAAGTTGTAATCTTGCCACCAAACACCGAGAGCAAACCTTGGCTTTCATCGAATTCCAAAGAGTAATCACGGGTCACGCTAGCGGCATCGCCGGAGGCATCATCCAGCAAAGGGCGCACGCCAGAAAAGGTGGCTACCACATCATGGGGGCTGATTTGCTGCGCAAAGTAGCGATTACTCATCTGGCAAAGGTAGGCAATTTCGTCTTTATCAATACTTACCTTACCTGGGTCGGCACTGTACTCAACGTCGGTTGTGCCGATGAGAGTGAAGTCTTTTTCATAAGGAATCGCAAAGATAATGCGCTTATC
This genomic interval from Iodobacter fluviatilis contains the following:
- the tpiA gene encoding triose-phosphate isomerase, translated to MQVMDTLDATISCPVNMAAKRARMVVANWKMFGNLALCRESLPLLAKAADVSVELVVCPPAPYLGEVGRLANRSGVHYGAQDVAEVTHGARTGEWSADMLAELGCRYAIVGHSERRDRHRECNQTVAVKAAMCIAAGVIPIVCVGETMEDRESGKTEVVLAEQLKAILQRMQKKAVFVLAYEPVWAIGTGLAATPEMAQDVHAFLRHQLALFVPAWGDSVTILYGGSVKADNAASLFAMPDIDGGLIGGASLNVLDLLSIYRSAMI